AAGAGATTGGCTCCGATACCATGTAGaaatgcatgctctagccaatgcaaccaaaagaccaatctgatggaagagactaggcaggacattatacgtcaacacttgATCAGGTTGAAAATGGATGATGTTTACTTACAACACGATGAGGTTTGCGCCTTGGGCGGCACCACGGCTCCTTTGGCCCTCCAGTCCACGCTGGCCGGATCCAAGGAGACATCGACACCGCCAGACGACCACATGTTGGCGTTGGCGCCCTGGGCCGTTGTGATGACTGCATTATCATCCTTGGTGCGATCGTCACCGTCGTAAGATGTGAACTTGGCGAGGAACTCCTCCCGGGTGAGGTCGGCGAACTGGTTCTCGCTGAGCTGGTAGGTGAGGTTGCCGCGGCGGTTGGTGGCGTCGATGTACTCCACGTTGTCGCGGTATACGTGGAAGCGTCGCAGCTTCTCCCCCACGCTCGGGTACGACCGGTTGTGCGTGGCCTGCCACCGGAGGAACCTGTCCATCATCAGCATGTCGCCCACGTCGACGCCACGgccgctcaccgccgccgcccatgcCAGCAAGATTGTACTAGTGATCGCCGGCCATGTGCCAGGGGAGAAAGCCATATCGGTCGATGGATCGATCTGTAGATTCGTTTGCTTATATGGTGCTTGCGGTGGAGCGCGGGAACACGTCTTTCGGAGGTGTCGGCCGGCGGCGAACGCGTGCATGCATGCTGCTGGTGCACCACGTAGTGGAGGAGGAATGGTAACGAGCTACATTTTCTGTTGGTCTCTTGCAGTGGTGCATACATATGTGACTTGGCACACGAAATAAATAGTGTGTTGGTTAGGTACTTAGGTTGCGTTGCCGTGCACACTAACATACTAGATCGTATGGCGAGCAGCAGTGATGTGATGGCGACTAAAGGTAGCGGCCGGACACCGGTTATTTGTCTACCACCTTAGCTAAACAAACTTTTTTCTTTTGCGGGAGATTAGCTAAACAAACTTCATGCTCACCTTCATGATCTAAATGTACTTCATCTACtaaatttt
This portion of the Triticum dicoccoides isolate Atlit2015 ecotype Zavitan unplaced genomic scaffold, WEW_v2.0 scaffold241250, whole genome shotgun sequence genome encodes:
- the LOC119345475 gene encoding chymopapain-like — translated: MAFSPGTWPAITSTILLAWAAAVSGRGVDVGDMLMMDRFLRWQATHNRSYPSVGEKLRRFHVYRDNVEYIDATNRRGNLTYQLSENQFADLTREEFLAKFTSYDGDDRTKDDNAVITTAQGANANMWSSGGVDVSLDPASVDWRAKGAVVPPKAQTSSCCK